One region of Triticum aestivum cultivar Chinese Spring chromosome 6B, IWGSC CS RefSeq v2.1, whole genome shotgun sequence genomic DNA includes:
- the LOC123133070 gene encoding putative F-box/kelch-repeat protein At3g17280: MDHTDVSVLPDDLVVEILSRLPLKSFCRFKCVCKPWLAFSSDPNYRKKLPKIPTGIFCQYQDFDKKATKLLSQPRNVEKIDGSLSFLPHHLQLELMDCCNGLVLCMHRSMDWSRRTITCHFIVCNPATQEWTRLPDTRPYQEHDVCEAMLAFNPSCSSQFYVFNFRWNPLSSFFSGLEVFSSDLSTWLVYDAWWNSGIRTIIGYPHLFIDGSLYLFSLRQNSVERILVLNGFEAMSSRIPPNRRTIKLPRDHSVEPPNGLPVGMYTRGRNW, from the coding sequence ATGGACCATACAGATGTCAGTGTGCTACCTGATGATCTAGTTGTGGAAATCCTCTCCCGGCTGCCGCTCAAGTCTTTTTGCCGCTTCAAATGTGTCTGCAAACCCTGGCTTGCCTTCTCCTCTGATCCAAACTACCGCAAGAAGTTGCCAAAAATCCCCACTGGTATTTTCTGCCAGTACCAAGACTTCGATAAGAAGGCTACCAAGCTTCTTAGCCAGCCCCGAAACGTTGAGAAAATTGATGGATCACTTAGTTTCTTGCCACACCATCTGCAACTGGAGCTTATGGATTGCTGCAATGGCCTAGTGCTCTGCATGCATAGGAGCATGGATTGGAGCAGGCGTACAATTACTTGCCACTTCATTGTGTGCAACCCAGCAACACAAGAGTGGACGAGGCTTCCTGATACTCGTCCTTACCAAGAACACGATGTTTGTGAAGCTATGTTGGCTTTCAACCCTTCATGTTCCTCACAGTTCTACGTCTTCAACTTTAGATGGAATCCTTTATCTTCATTCTTTAGTGGACTTGAGGTGTTTTCGTCTGACCTTTCAACATGGCTCGTATATGATGCATGGTGGAATTCCGGGATACGCACTATTATTGGCTACCCACACTTGTTCATAGATGGTTCATTGTATCTGTTTAGTCTGCGGCAGAACTCAGTGGAGAGGATCCTGGTACTGAACGGCTTTGAGGCAATGAGTTCTCGCATACCGCCTAATCGTAGAACTATTAAGTTGCCTCGTGACCATTCTGTTGAGCCTCCGAATGGCCTTCCTGTTGGTATGTACACCCGCGGTCGAAATTGGTAG
- the LOC123133071 gene encoding uncharacterized protein, which produces MEPMVVGTLPDNLVVEILSRLPFKSFCRFKCVCKSWLAFSSNPNYHENLPKIPTGLFGQYQDLNKKATKLIGQPRKVEQIDGALSFLPQYPQLELVDCCNGLVLCMRRSMDWSNRKIIYHFIVCNPATQEWTKLPDTRPYQEHGICQAMLVFNPSCSRQFYVLNFKRDPSTSFLSGLEVFSSNLSTWLVHDAWWNSGMPTVIGYRHLFIDGSLYLFSLRRNSRRILVLNGFEAMSSCIPPNRRTIKLPNDPSVESPNGLSVGTYTQGFFGHSLGALHFALPDVDGRAIRIWSLDVSGPYKWSMKHRLSIRDAFGRDDLSHYDSTQQCRNCAYRIGALDLESDVMFLFAGENKLRSYAISTGKFHELGDIEQDHEHSYGKFFYYIACYLKLPASVPFP; this is translated from the coding sequence ATGGAACCTATGGTTGTCGGTACACTACCTGATAATCTGGTGGTTGAAATCCTCTCTCGGCTGCCGTTCAAGTCTTTTTGCCGCTTCAAATGTGTCTGCAAGTCCTGGCTTGCCTTCTCATCAAATCCAAACTACCATGAGAACCTGCCGAAAATTCCCACTGGCCTTTTCGGCCAATACCAAGACCTTAATAAGAAGGCTACCAAGCTTATTGGCCAGCCCCGAAAGGTGGAGCAAATTGATGGAGCACTTAGTTTCTTGCCACAGTACCCACAACTGGAGCTTGTGGATTGCTGCAATGGCCTAGTCCTCTGCATGCGTAGGAGCATGGATTGGAGCAACCGTAAAATTATCTACCACTTCATTGTGTGCAACCCCGCAACACAAGAGTGGACGAAGTTACCTGATACCCGTCCTTACCAAGAACATGGTATTTGCCAAGCTATGTTGGTTTTCAACCCATCATGTTCCCGACAGTTCTATGTCCTCAACTTTAAACGGGATCCTTCAACTTCGTTCTTGAGCGGGCTCGAGGTGTTTTCATCCAACCTTTCCACATGGCTTGTGCATGATGCATGGTGGAATTCTGGGATGCCCACTGTTATTGGATACCGACACTTGTTCATAGATGGTTCACTTTATCTGTTTAGTCTGCGGAGGAATTCAAGGAGGATCTTGGTGTTGAACGGCTTTGAGGCGATGAGTTCCTGCATACCGCCTAATCGTCGGACTATCAAGTTGCCAAATGACCCTTCTGTTGAGTCTCCGAATGGCCTTTCCGTTGGTACGTACACTCAAGGTTTCTTTGGACACTCTCTAGGGGCCTTGCACTTTGCATTGCCAGATGTGGATGGGCGTGCGATCCGGATTTGGAGCCTCGATGTTTCCGGGCCATATAAGTGGAGTATGAAGCATCGTCTTAGTATCAGAGATGCGTTTGGAAGAGACGACCTTTCTCACTATGACTCCACTCAACAGTGTCGAAATTGTGCTTACAGGATTGGAGCCCTCGACTTGGAGAGTGACGTCATGTTCCTCTTTGCCGGGGAAAACAAGCTTCGTTCATACGCCATCAGCACTGGGAAATTTCATGAGCTCGGTGACATTGAACAAGATCATGAGCATAGCTATGGCAAGTTCTTTTATTATATTGCATGCTACTTGAAGCTTCCAGCATCCGTGCCTTTTCCTTAG
- the LOC123135380 gene encoding phytochrome-interacting ankyrin-repeat protein 2 produces MVQLRSSLSMTRARARAGDSDDADDRGWNQLHVAARKGNLKEVRRLLNEGMDVNAPAWGPKSPGATPLHLAAQGGHVKIMDELLERGANIDARTKGACGWTPLHIAAKERNKRVVRFLVENGAFLPPDLNDHRFNPPLHYCSGLEWAYEMKRMQDESDSGGEASFSSSN; encoded by the exons ATGGTGCAGCTCCGCAGCTCGCTCAGCATGACCCGGGCGCGCGCCCGCGCCGGCGACTCGGACGACGCCGACGACCGCGGATGGAAccagctccacgtcgccgcccGCAAGGGCAACCTCAAGGAG GTGAGACGTCTCCTGAATGAAGGGATGGATGTCAATGCACCCGCATGGGGACCAAAGTCTCCTGGCGCTACTCCGCTGCACCTTGCTGCTCAGGGCGGGCATGTGAAAATCATGGATGAACTGCTGGAGCGCGGTGCCAATATTGATGCCCGAACAAAAGGAGCTTGTGGCT GGACTCCCCTGCACATTGCTGCCAAGGAAAGAAACAAGAGGGTGGTCAGGTTCCTTGTCGAGAACGGCGCATTCCTGCCCCCTGACCTGAACGACCACAGGTTCAACCCACCCCTCCACTACTGCTCTGGGCTGGAGTGGGCGTACGAGATGAAGCGCATGCAGGACGAGAGCGACTCAGGCGGCGAGGCTTCCTTCAGCTCGTCCAACTAG
- the LOC123135378 gene encoding uncharacterized protein has translation MQHTCTSQHHHQLLAKGKGDRGMVLLSPVSRAAAAMYNSSARHDIIINNVTVCTTPAATLVASFTVSADMRTTERLMVTTTVLMTLLGTALFLLGVSGRLSGRGRGHSTATRIFFRASFALFLPFMSYMFSQAKSKPPDTGNQPRAQLILLWMILVELLRKKVYAMVAPATDAFARGVGRYSFFDAVEEAARMAWIGYLIYTYVHGFGVKSFFIILWIFSVVKMCKRSMCIYLAKRSFDLAKNAALVSGYMVQLVDKGRQLLHDDEHAVGAGIMRACNYAVMGERRLKREVTPHGFKIQEEEMNKILLGDGSPNGKEEANKSELVRVCNIWDLANSDPIFRYNLSRKHKLENICLAIALFKLLRRKMEHFHMAEADTPQARDLVLRGLLALEGHEDEVANAERAFQVVELELRFLDEYYQAIIPLALSKPGLFIANFIISIVFIFLYCITVLLVTGNGHIFKVIVSLFRGLIGLSIDMVVQYKCFVHQVNFLFGMVCSSSDLIVTFLLTLTLLAVETYEFLQYVLSDWFIVSVMYTYARKTMLQQKGHAGRVIKGTLWAKHRSHAVIKVHQITMIKLHYLDPHWVWMLVSRLLKRRLVGLPDAIVTGDTKVAIVKALKDVLTPSCGRHFSNGMATLERQRFLNLKWACDPKMSTATMIVVWHIATALFEMRDKQKHPLPPHGQAALTLSRYCAYLVAYEPGLLPDNEAWTKKVYKDIKGELSSFFQSCCNTGDRRERLVKFGQGEEDEEKSAMVKGVKLGKQLEATSSSGGDLLEDERVWGMLLEFWAELLVLVARRPSAGPEAHALTLSNGGEFITHIWAMLTHAGVHVPKNHQDYQVPSCNCHPV, from the exons ATGCAGCACACATGCACAAGTCAGCATCACCATCAGCTTCTTGCTAAGGGCAAGGGGGACAGAGGCATGGTGCTGCTGTCGCCGGTGAGCCGGGCTGCCGCGGCAATGTACAACTCCAGCGCCCGGCAcgacatcatcatcaacaacgtcACGGTGTGCACCACCCCGGCTGCCACGCTGGTGGCCAGCTTCACGGTGTCCGCCGACATGCGCACCACCGAGCGGCTCATGGTCACCACCACGGTCCTCATGACCTTGCTCGGCACCGCCCTCTTCCTCCTTGGAGTCTCGGGACGCCTCTCGGGCCGGGGCCGCGGCCACTCTACCGCCACCCGCATCTTCTTCCGCGCCTCCTTCGCTCTCTTCCTCCCCTTCATGTCCTACATGTTCTCCCAG GCCAAGAGCAAGCCACCCGACACCGGCAACCAGCCCCGCGCGCAGCTCATTCTCCTCTGGATGATCCTCGTAGAGCTCCTCCGCAAGAAGGTGTACGCCATGGTTGCCCCCGCCACTGATGCCTTCGCGCGTGGCGTCGGCCGCTACAGCTTCTTTGATGCTGTCGAGGAGGCTGCACGCATGGCGTGGATTGGGTACCTCATCTACACCTATGTGCATGGCTTTGGCGTCAAGTCATTCTTCATCATCCTCTGGATCTTCAGCGTCGTCAAGATGTGCAAGCGCTCCATGTGCATCTACCTTGCTAAGCGCTCCTTCGACCTCGCGAAGAATGCTGCCCTCGTCTCCGGCTACATGGTGCAGCTCGTCGACAAGGGCCGACAATTGCTCCACGATGACGAACATGCAGTTGGCGCTGGTATCATGAGGGCTTGCAACTACGCGGTCATGGGAGAGAGACGGCTCAAGAGGGAGGTGACGCCCCATGGCTTCAAGATTCAAGAAGAAGAAATGAACAAAATTCTCCTTGGAGATGGAAGTCCAAATGGGAAGGAAGAGGCCAACAAGTCCGAGTTGGTCCGGGTATGTAACATATGGGACCTTGCCAATAGTGACCCCATCTTCAGGTACAATTTGAGCAGgaagcacaagttggagaacatTTGCCTTGCCATCGCACTCTTCAAGTTGCTCCGACGAAAGATGGAGCACTTCCACATGGCAGAGGCAGACACCCCACAAGCACGCGATCTAGTCCTCCGGGGCCTTCTCGCCCTCGAGGGGCACGAGGACGAGGTTGCCAATGCTGAGAGGGCTTTCCAGGTGGTGGAACTAGAGCTGAGGTTTCTCGACGAGTACTACCAGGCCATCATCCCGTTGGCATTGTCCAAGCCGGGGCTATTCATAGCCAACTTCATCATCTCCATCGTCTTCATCTTTTTGTACTGCATCACCGTGCTCCTCGTCACAGGCAATGGCCACATCTTCAAGGTGATAGTCTCCCTCTTTCGGGGGCTCATCGGCCTGTCCATCGACATGGTGGTGCAGTACAAGTGCTTCGTCCACCAAGTGAACTTCCTCTTCGGCATGGTTTGCTCCTCCTCCGACCTCATTGTCACCTTCCTCCTCACGCTCACCCTCCTTGCCGTCGAGACATATGAATTCTTGCAGTATGTGCTCTCTGATTGGTTCATTGTGTCCGTAATGTACACCTATGCCCGAAAGACAATGCTCCAGCAGAAGGGGCATGCCGGGAGGGTCATCAAGGGCACCCTATGGGCGAAGCACCGCTCTCACGCCGTCATCAAGGTCCACCAGATCACCATGATCAAGCTCCACTACCTCGACCCGCATTGGGTGTGGATGCTCGTTTCCCGCCTGCTCAAGAGGCGCCTCGTCGGGCTCCCCGATGCCATCGTCACCGGTGACACAAAGGTGGCCATCGTCAAGGCGTTGAAGGACGTCCTCACCCCAAGCTGCGGCAGACACTTCAGCAACGGCATGGCTACGTTGGAAAGGCAACGCTTCCTTAACCTCAAGTGGGCGTGCGACCCCAAGATGAGCACCGCAACAATGATAGTGGTGTGGCACATCGCGACAGCCCTATTTGAGATGAGGGACAAACAGAAGCACCCTCTACCACCACATGGCCAGGCTGCCCTGACGTTGTCGAGGTACTGTGCATACTTGGTGGCCTACGAGCCGGGGCTCCTCCCGGACAATGAGGCATGGACAAAGAAGGTGTACAAGGACATCAAGGGGGAGCTCAGCAGTTTCTTCCAGAGCTGTTGCAACACTGGTGACCGCCGTGAGCGTCTGGTGAAGTTCGGTCAAGGAGAAGAGGACGAGGAGAAGTCGGCCATGGTGAAGGGTGTCAAGCTGGGGAAGCAGTTGGAGGCCACTAGCAGTAGCGGTGGTGACTTGCTTGAGGACGAGAGGGTGTGGGGGATGCTACTCGAGTTCTGGGCAGAACTTCTCGTGCTCGTGGCACGCAGGCCATCGGCGGGCCCGGAGGCGCATGCGCTGACGCTGAGCAACGGCGGCGAGTTCATCACCCACATCTGGGCCATGCTCACCCACGCCGGCGTGCATGTCCCCAAGAACCACCAGGATTATCAGGTTCCATCGTGCAACTGTCATCCAGTTTGA
- the LOC123133072 gene encoding patatin-like protein 2, which produces MSSNKDELETPLLMPEEEEGPTARLLDQGSADPTPRPRLPPPKFGEVITVLSINSGGMHGLIPTVVLKCLEEKLQAIDREDARIADYFDVIAGMSAGSMIATMLVSPNTNKRTKYTPQEIQDFYVKNGPNIFPSKRWWRRPLDLLIASRGPKYDRTFLQKNKIKEVTSERTLSKLVAPMFDANILEPLIFSSFQDAVQELVEEAGPDMPNVCIGPPATAMPTYFPAHYFDIWVSDMEPAKYHLIDGGNNPTMAAISKITREQLLKNPEFHPSGMDYMKYLVISVGAWCAVHENVPAKQGAFNWFHSRRNSHSPVTDTSSHASAVLADWQVRMLLHNGNRVRKQNYLYIQALAPLFGEAILPMDNATSKNMADLLDIGYKLLAEKVAMVDLTTGKYETVEDENAPTNDAELQRFSELLVAERNLRLKEQQRQRQGEEQNGVHLLNIIE; this is translated from the exons ATGTCAAGCAACAAGGATGAGCTCGAGACACCACTTCTcatgccggaggaggaggaaggtccAACGGCACGGTTGCTGGACCAAGGATCAGCGGACCCGACACCACGTCCACGGCTCCCGCCACCCAAGTTTGGGGAGGTCATCACGGTGTTGAGCATTAACAGCGGCGGGATGCACGGGCTCATCCCCACGGTCGTCCTCAAATGCCTCGAGGAAAAGCTCCAA GCTATTGACAGGGAAGATGCCCGAATAGCGGACTACTTCGACGTGATTGCGGGCATGAGCGCGGGCTCCATGATCGCGACAATGTTGGTGTCGCCAAACACGAACAAACGGACAAAGTACACCCCTCAGGAAATCCAGGATTTCTATGTCAAGAACGGACCTAATATCTTCCCTTCCAAGAG gtggtggcggcggccgCTGGACCTGCTAATCGCATCGCGTGGGCCAAAGTACGACAGAACGTTCCTGCAGAAAAACAAGATCAAGGAAGTCACGAGTGAGCGCACCCTGAGCAAGCTCGTGGCGCCTATGTTCGACGCCAATATTCTCGAGCCTCTCATCTTCTCCTCGTTCCAGGATGCCGTGCAAGAACTAGTTGAAGAGGCCGGACCAGACATGCCGAATGTCTGCATTGGCCCGCCGGCGACGGCCATGCCAACCTACTTCCCAGCGCACTACTTCGATATCTGGGTCAGTGACATGGAGCCGGCGAAATACcacctcatcgacggcggcaacaACCCCACAATGGCTGCCATATCCAAGATCACCAGGGAGCAACTTCTCAAGAATCCGGAGTTCCACCCCAGCGGCATGGATTATATGAAATACCTCGTTATCTCTGTAGGCGCATGGTGTGCAGTGCACGAAAATGTGCCAGCCAAGCAGGGCGCCTTCAACTGGTTTCACAGCAGGCGCAATAGCCACAGCCCGGTCACTGACACCTCCTCGCATGCCAGCGCCGTGTTGGCCGACTGGCAGGTTCGCATGCTCTTACACAATGGCAACCGCGTGCGGAAGCAGAACTACCTCTACATCCAGGCTCTG GCACCATTGTTCGGGGAGGCCATTTTGCCAATGGACAACGCGACGTCAAAGAACATGGCTGACCTGCTCGACATTGGCTACAAGTTGCTGGCCGAGAAGGTGGCTATGGTGGACTTGACCACGGGGAAGTACGAGACCGTCGAGGACGAGAATGCACCCACCAATGATGCAGAGCTCCAGCGCTTCTCCGAGCTTCTAGTCGCCGAGCGCAATCTGCGCCTTAAggaacaacaacgacaacgacaaggAGAAGAACAAAATGGGGTTCATTTGCTTAACATTATTGAATAA